A stretch of Planococcus citri chromosome 5, ihPlaCitr1.1, whole genome shotgun sequence DNA encodes these proteins:
- the Cog8 gene encoding conserved oligomeric Golgi complex subunit 8: MDYDADTEKLINHLFPDGVPEQYQDNPDFIKYLHKLGTQNIDQLRKEKKALDDETTSVNNQLRHLALSNYKSFIQTADCSHSIYKDICSVENKLQACINEIPKLLEESDRFINVSTDIKDRKAKNNMILSNNGEILQILEIPQFMNTCIRSELYEEALLLTSFVKRLSSQHGDIPLIATIAKDVDKSWWELMRHLLRHLSTDLSLPKCLQIVGYLRRMNIFSEVELRLKFLQARNQWLDALLSDIPSDNKNQYLSSVIDLTRVNIFNIVTQYKAVFTDDEIITRQNDMKNSIFQSWLNKRINDFLLTVNSCLPECSASSLDSLLDQCMYFGQSFGRIGADFRGLIITSFVSTSENNFKSAITKADQKFESSMNKFMVSKSSKTNSLLLKNELESDSQTLNPPLALLQYPPLAEYCNAILSAFNDLRFCTPSGCIVSVTETLQTSLENVAGVLATYYDKEYITWLDSEREAFVKFCSCFHDVFLVFILQCMQVLFDPVKLAKYLEVSVSQLQDEKIGFICVSDIIKPLSKII, encoded by the exons ATGGATTACGATGCAGATACAGAAAAACTCATAAACCACTTGTTTCCTGATGGAGTACCCG AGCAATACCAAGATAATCCAGATTTCATCAAATACCTTCATAAGTTGGGAACTCAGAATATCGATCAACTAC GTAAAGAGAAGAAAGCTCTAGATGATGAAACGACTTCTGTTAACAACCAACTTCGACATCTGGCTTTATCCAATTACAAATCATTCATTCAGACTGCCGATTGTTCCCATAGTATTTATAAAGAT ATATGTTCGGTGGAAAACAAACTGCAAGCTTGTATAAACGAAATACCCAAACTTCTCGAAGAAAGTGACCGATTTATCAACGTTTCGACCGATATAAAGGATAGAAAAGCTAAAAATAATATGATACTATCGAATAATGGCGAAATACTACAAATATTGGAAATTCCTCAGTTTATGAACACCTGTATTCGTAGTGAATTGTACGAAGAAGCTCTTCTGTTGACTTCGTTCGTTAAACGTTTATCGAGTCAGCATGGAGATATACCTTTGATCGCT actATCGCCAAAGATGTGGATAAAAGTTGGTGGGAATTGATGCGTCATTTACTGAGACATCTGAGTACGGATTTGTCGTTACCTAAATGTCTACAGATTGTTGGGTATTTACGTAGGATGAATATATTTTCGGAAGTTGAActcagattgaaatttttacaagctCGGAATCAATGGCTCGATGCGTTACTTTCGGATATACCTTCTGATAATA AAAATCAATACCTGAGTTCGGTTATCGATCTAACTCGCGTGAATATATTCAATATCGTGACCCAATACAAAGCTGTGTTCACAGATGATGAAATAATCACTCGtcaaaatgatatgaaaaattccattttccaatCGTGGCTCAATAAACGA ATCAACGATTTCTTGCTAACAGTGAACTCTTGTTTACCCGAATGCTCTGCTAGTTCGTTGGATTCTCTATTAGAccaatgtatgtattttggcCAATCGTTCGGTCGAATCGGTGCTGACTTCAGAGGACTAATTATCACCTCGTTCGTTTCAACTtcggaaaataatttcaaatcagcTATTACCAAAGCCGATCAGAAATTCGAATCGAGTATGAATAAATTCATGGTATCGAAATCGTCCAAAACTAACTCGCTGTTGCTGAAAAATGAACTGGAATCTGATTCTCAG ACCTTAAATCCGCCCTTGGCTCTGCTCCAATACCCTCCATTGGCTGAATACTGCAATGCTATATTATCAGCGTTCAATGATCTAAGATTTTGCACTCCGAGCGGATGCATCGTATCGGTGACCGAAACGTTACAAACGTCTTTGGAAAATGTGGCCGGAGTTTTGGCCACGTATTACGATAAAGAGTATATTACCTGGTTGGATTCCGAGAGGGAAGCGTTTGTGAAATTTTGCTCGTGCTTTCacgatgtttttttggtttttattctACAATGTATGCAAGTTTTATTCGATCCGGTCAAATTGGCCAAGTATTTGGAAGTCAGCGTTTCGCAGCTGCAGGATGAA aaaattGGATTCATTTGTGTCAGTGATATTATTAAACCTTTgtctaaaattatttga
- the LOC135847286 gene encoding uncharacterized protein LOC135847286 isoform X2, with protein MEKPGIGDVVKIHYRKLESLSKNKQIPEPPADKRTRKHHEYSFLVQNVNTFNDEETISANLIFPEFPDDYLITTSYKYFSKDNTTSSISARLIKRYSQTQPASVAENSSENPREQRQVNGTLDKTQNSPAQIEESKHNGIKKQEQLENSSQGSGLRITDSFSIPHPENDPSIAKLDLPENVSGYVRRSAITLTESKVKFYECLLKNAKNQLERMKEKDAKEDPEDRLGMIKDIQLKELQEEYFKKMSDIFNDEPVEPYVFRNLWEDRYPVLDFTMEQRLPLLIMFEKNTEHQQAYREYMRGTSIFKLSDQRQVYGSLNIPMWEADKPDIEKPTTLNGAKSVIRFALPFRNTAVLMYACRGSSCRFYRPTREAVEEHETKTKHFTEPEKRRSKKTKNELMAHANQQQIKRENQYSSDESVVEVEVTQSKEIIVKKNRRRSRKNKETESKVFTKKLKMEDEHNLSSDESVLEVEVPRLKNGTRGRDSGESSKKKSASEIVPVNKKEMKCEDLSDAESIIEVGIGLSNGITTNTVDLGNCAINST; from the exons ATGGAGAAACCAGGTATAGGGGATGTGGTGAAAATACACTATCGCAAACTAGAATCGTTATCTAAGAATAAACAAATACCAGAACCACCAGCAGATAAACGGACTAGAAAGCACCACGAGTATAGTTTCCTTGTACAAAATGTAAACACATTCAACGACGAAGAAACGATTTCAGCCAATCTCATCTTTCCTGAGTTTCCCGACGATTATCTCATAACTACAAGTTATAAATATTTCAGCAAGGACAACACCACATCAAGTATCTCCGCTCGGCTGATTAAGCGTTACTCTCAAACACAA CCGGCATCGGTGGCAGAGAATTCCTCGGAGAACCCAAGAGAGCAGCGTCAAGTCAATGGCACCCTCGACAAAACACAAAATTCACCAGCCCAAATTGAAGAAAGCAAACATAATGGAATTAAAAAACAGGAACAGTTGGAAAATTCGTCACAGGGATCAGGTCTAAGAATAACGGATAGTTTCAGTATACCTCATCCTGAAAATGATCCAAGTATCGCTAAACTCGATTTACCAGAAAATGTCAGTGGGTATGTGCGGCGGTCGGCCATTACCTTGACAGAAAGTAAAGTCAAATTCTACGAGTGTTTactgaaaaacgcaaaaaaccaactagaaag AATGAAGGAGAAAGATGCAAAGGAAGATCCTGAAGACAGGTTGGGAATGATAAAAGATATACAATTAAAGGAACTACAAGAGGAGTATTTCAAAAAGATGTCGGATATTTTTAATGACGAGCCCGTCGAGCCATACGTATTTCGCAATTTATGGGAAGACAGATATCCAGTATTAGACTTCACAATGGAACAGCGTCTACCATTACTCATCATGTTCGAGAAAAACACCGAGCACCAGCAAGCTTATCGCGAGTACATGAGGGGCACCTCAATATTCAAACTATCAGATCAGAGACAAGTTTATGGTTCCTTGAATATTCCCATGTG GGAGGCTGATAAACCAGATATTGAAAAACCAACAACACTGAACGGTGCCAAGAGCGTGATAAGATTCGCTCTGCCATTCAGGAATACAGCCGTTCTAATGTATGCTTGTAGAGGCTCCAGCTGTCGATTTTATCGACCGACCCGTGAAGCTGTAGAAGAGCATGAAACGAAAACTAAACATTTCACTGAACCAGAA AAAAGAAGATCGAAGAAGACCAAAAACGAACTAATGGCACATGCGAACCAACAGCAAATAAAACGCGAAAATCAATACTCATCCGACGAATCCGTCGTCGAAGTCGAAGTAACCCAGTCAAAAGAAAttatcgtcaaaaaaaatcgtcgaagaTCGAGAAAGAATAAAGAAACCGAATCCAAAGTATtcacaaaaaaactgaaaatggaaGACGAGCACAATTTATCGTCTGACGAATCTGTTCTCGAAGTCGAAGTTCCACGGTTAAAGAATGGTACGAGGGGGCGAGATTCTGGAGAATCAAGTAAGAAAAAATCTGCATCAGAGATCGTACCGGTGAataaaaaggaaatgaaatgcGAAGATTTATCCGACGCTGAATCTATAATCGAAGTCGGAATCGGGCTGTCAAATGGAATAACGACGAACACCGTTGATTTAGGG
- the LOC135847286 gene encoding uncharacterized protein LOC135847286 isoform X1: MEKPGIGDVVKIHYRKLESLSKNKQIPEPPADKRTRKHHEYSFLVQNVNTFNDEETISANLIFPEFPDDYLITTSYKYFSKDNTTSSISARLIKRYSQTQPASVAENSSENPREQRQVNGTLDKTQNSPAQIEESKHNGIKKQEQLENSSQGSGLRITDSFSIPHPENDPSIAKLDLPENVSGYVRRSAITLTESKVKFYECLLKNAKNQLERMKEKDAKEDPEDRLGMIKDIQLKELQEEYFKKMSDIFNDEPVEPYVFRNLWEDRYPVLDFTMEQRLPLLIMFEKNTEHQQAYREYMRGTSIFKLSDQRQVYGSLNIPMWEADKPDIEKPTTLNGAKSVIRFALPFRNTAVLMYACRGSSCRFYRPTREAVEEHETKTKHFTEPEVCIIRKRRSKKTKNELMAHANQQQIKRENQYSSDESVVEVEVTQSKEIIVKKNRRRSRKNKETESKVFTKKLKMEDEHNLSSDESVLEVEVPRLKNGTRGRDSGESSKKKSASEIVPVNKKEMKCEDLSDAESIIEVGIGLSNGITTNTVDLGNCAINST; the protein is encoded by the exons ATGGAGAAACCAGGTATAGGGGATGTGGTGAAAATACACTATCGCAAACTAGAATCGTTATCTAAGAATAAACAAATACCAGAACCACCAGCAGATAAACGGACTAGAAAGCACCACGAGTATAGTTTCCTTGTACAAAATGTAAACACATTCAACGACGAAGAAACGATTTCAGCCAATCTCATCTTTCCTGAGTTTCCCGACGATTATCTCATAACTACAAGTTATAAATATTTCAGCAAGGACAACACCACATCAAGTATCTCCGCTCGGCTGATTAAGCGTTACTCTCAAACACAA CCGGCATCGGTGGCAGAGAATTCCTCGGAGAACCCAAGAGAGCAGCGTCAAGTCAATGGCACCCTCGACAAAACACAAAATTCACCAGCCCAAATTGAAGAAAGCAAACATAATGGAATTAAAAAACAGGAACAGTTGGAAAATTCGTCACAGGGATCAGGTCTAAGAATAACGGATAGTTTCAGTATACCTCATCCTGAAAATGATCCAAGTATCGCTAAACTCGATTTACCAGAAAATGTCAGTGGGTATGTGCGGCGGTCGGCCATTACCTTGACAGAAAGTAAAGTCAAATTCTACGAGTGTTTactgaaaaacgcaaaaaaccaactagaaag AATGAAGGAGAAAGATGCAAAGGAAGATCCTGAAGACAGGTTGGGAATGATAAAAGATATACAATTAAAGGAACTACAAGAGGAGTATTTCAAAAAGATGTCGGATATTTTTAATGACGAGCCCGTCGAGCCATACGTATTTCGCAATTTATGGGAAGACAGATATCCAGTATTAGACTTCACAATGGAACAGCGTCTACCATTACTCATCATGTTCGAGAAAAACACCGAGCACCAGCAAGCTTATCGCGAGTACATGAGGGGCACCTCAATATTCAAACTATCAGATCAGAGACAAGTTTATGGTTCCTTGAATATTCCCATGTG GGAGGCTGATAAACCAGATATTGAAAAACCAACAACACTGAACGGTGCCAAGAGCGTGATAAGATTCGCTCTGCCATTCAGGAATACAGCCGTTCTAATGTATGCTTGTAGAGGCTCCAGCTGTCGATTTTATCGACCGACCCGTGAAGCTGTAGAAGAGCATGAAACGAAAACTAAACATTTCACTGAACCAGAAGTGtgcattatacga AAAAGAAGATCGAAGAAGACCAAAAACGAACTAATGGCACATGCGAACCAACAGCAAATAAAACGCGAAAATCAATACTCATCCGACGAATCCGTCGTCGAAGTCGAAGTAACCCAGTCAAAAGAAAttatcgtcaaaaaaaatcgtcgaagaTCGAGAAAGAATAAAGAAACCGAATCCAAAGTATtcacaaaaaaactgaaaatggaaGACGAGCACAATTTATCGTCTGACGAATCTGTTCTCGAAGTCGAAGTTCCACGGTTAAAGAATGGTACGAGGGGGCGAGATTCTGGAGAATCAAGTAAGAAAAAATCTGCATCAGAGATCGTACCGGTGAataaaaaggaaatgaaatgcGAAGATTTATCCGACGCTGAATCTATAATCGAAGTCGGAATCGGGCTGTCAAATGGAATAACGACGAACACCGTTGATTTAGGG